In a genomic window of Vigna angularis cultivar LongXiaoDou No.4 chromosome 6, ASM1680809v1, whole genome shotgun sequence:
- the LOC108342920 gene encoding heavy metal-associated isoprenylated plant protein 34, producing the protein MSKQDLLKIQTCVLKVNIDCDGCAQKVKKILQKIDGVYSVKIDAGGGKVVVAGDVDPEKLVKKIKVGGKHAEIWGGQNRNHHINPKFQTLQVDNNKVGRDIKSQNQKGQKGGDGGGGGKGQGQVGQMAHFTNMKGIQDLKEPVKEQKSVRFNLPEKEFEASDDGFDEYEDNLDDYDDEEEDEDEVIGHGHGYGHGNPMHHKMMPKMGDGGGPHGPAGVMNGPAINNGHKDNAGGSRNNNGSDKKGGDIDQAMLIKGKGGNYNEAKVDDNEGKKSSQKGKKKKKDEIKKKDGGLLGRFLSFGGKSKKVGLEEVTYTSSKNQSNESGNKKDKEGKMKDHSNGKNDFDFLDYDKTPLLHKNGKVGQMDPSQKGYQALQGDAMGHQGMQMQHVPYNNLLQQQYMAMMMNQPQHQHQHHYQHETNMNNMYPTNMMYDRPHPSMNYMAPPPMPSHPMADPITHTFSDENVESCRIM; encoded by the exons ATGAGTAAACAGGACTTGCTGAAAATTCAG ACCTGTGTTCTCAAGGTTAATATCGACTGTGATGGCTGTGCACAGAAAGTTAAGAAAATCCTGCAGAAAATCGATG GTGTGTATTCCGTGAAAATAGATGCAGGTGGAGGGAAAGTGGTAGTGGCAGGGGATGTGGATCCAGAGAAACTGGTGAAAAAGATAAAGGTGGGAGGGAAACATGCTGAGATATGGGGTGGCCAGAATAGGAACCATCACATCAACCCTAAATTCCAGACCTTGCAAGTTGATAACAACAAAGTGGGAAGGGACATTAAGTCCCAAAACCAGAAGGGTCAGAAAGGTGGtgatggtggtggaggaggTAAAGGTCAAGGTCAAGTTGGTCAAATGGCACACTTCACAAACATGAAAGGGATTCAAGATCTCAAGGAACCTGTCAAGGAACAAAAATCTGTTAGGTTCAACTTACCAGAGAAGGAGTTTGAAGCTAGTGATGATGGTTTTGATGAATATGAGGACAATTTAGATGactatgatgatgaagaggaagatgaagatgaagtaaTAGGCCATGGGCATGGGTATGGGCATGGCAATCCAATGCATCATAAGATGATGCCAAAGATGGGAGATGGAGGTGGGCCTCATGGGCCTGCTGGTGTAATGAATGGGCCTGCCATTAATAATGGCCATAAAGACAATGCTGGTGGGAGTAGGAACAATAATGGAAGTGATAAGAAAGGTGGTGACATTGATCAAGCAATGCTAATCAAGGGCAAAGGTGGGAATTACAATGAAGCCAAAGTTGATGATAATGAAGGGAAGAAAAGTAGccaaaaaggtaaaaagaagaagaaagatgagattaaaaaaaaggatGGTGGATTGCTAGGTAGGTTTCTAAGCTTTGGGGGAAAGAGCAAAAAGGTTGGATTAGAAGAAGTAACTTATACCAGTAGCAAGAACCAAAGCAATGAAAGTGGAAATAAGAAAGACAAGGAAGGAAAAATGAAGGACCATAGCAATggtaaaaatgattttgattttcttgattATGACAAGACTCCTCTTCTTCATAAAAATGGCAAAGTAGGTCAGATGGATCCAAGCCAAAAAGGGTATCAGGCATTGCAGGGTGATGCAATGGGACATCAAGGAATGCAGATGCAGCATGTTCCATATAATAACCTTCTGCAGCAGCAATACATGGCTATGATGATGAACCAACCTCAACATCAGCATCAACATCATTATCAACATGAAACAAATATGAACAACATGTATCCTACAAACATGATGTATGATAGGCCACATCCGTCTATGAACTACATGGCACCACCTCCTATGCCATCTCACCCAATGGCTGATCCTATTACTCATACTTTCAGTGATGAGAATGTTGAGAGCTGCAGAATCATGTAG